ttttggaccaaactaattaaaacggaTTGCCAGTAatctctagtttgctcataaaaatattttaaaaaatttgattaCTCTTATACTCTAGATAAAAtcgagaattaaataaaaaatataaacgcCACATGTACATACACCAGCATGTACAAACACCACAAATGAGCTAGATGAGCTAGCCTGGCGCGGGGATTTATATAACAAAAGGTATCACCTGAAAAGTGGGCAACACCTGGTCGTGTTGTCGGTCACGGCATAGTTGCAAGTAGACAGCCTACCGTTGTCAGCATACGGTCGAAAATTATGTCCCTCTGGTTCCGCTGGTTCTGTATGTTTCCGAAAAAAACTGTTTGGAGCGCGTGCACGACTTAGAAAGTCGCGGCGTGCTCGGACAGCTCACGCGCGTGTTCGTTTCCGAGTCGGGGTGCACGGTCTGCGGGGCGTCGGGGGCGTGTGGCCTGCGGCCCAAGGCCACAGCGCGCGAGCAAGTTTGCAGTACCAATTTTGTGAATAAATTTTTATTATAAGTTTTGCGAATAAGTTTTATTATAAGTTTTTGTTACAATTTtgtgaatatatttttattatgtgttttgtagacaatatttattttaaattttatgaacaagtttttattataaattttatgaaTAAATTTGAAGTTAAACTTTTTCTCAGCCTGTGGCCTCGCGCCCCGCTGCCTGCTCCCACACGCGACCATGGGCCTCGCGCCCGCGGCCTGCTCTCAACGCGCACTCACTTCCCGCGGCGTGCTCCCCACGCACCCGCCCGTCCCGAGCGCTAGCCTCCGCGCGTTTTGTCGCCATGGTGTCGGAGCACGTTGCTAGCTCGTTTGCGCGTGGGCGCGCGCGAATTAGCGCTGCACGTATGTTTCTCTGTTGCTTTCTTTCCCCTAATCTCATTCCCCGTGAACCCCTAATCTCTTTCCCGATTCCCTGTGCTGCGTGTACTTCCAATCCCAATCTAAATTCCTCTACATCCATCGCAAGAAGATGAGAACAGGGCTTccaccatgacaaccatcaccgGCTCCGATCGCGACGGTACTCCTGCAGGAATTTGTCTTCACCACAACGACTTCGCCGGTCATGGCTTCGACTAGGACAGCGCTTAGAATGGAAAGGGCGTGTATAGCCACGGCATCGCCTGCGCGGGCTTGGACCATGATAGCGTTTGCCGGAGACAGCCTGTACGTACCAGTACCTGGCCGCCATCGATCTCCTTGTTCCTGGAtattttgggattttagacaacagacaccgccgtatttacgaaaatagataatatgttgacgtatttacaaatttagcatccgtattcggaacctcaaacgtcgaaaactgactttcggtaactcagaatccgaaaacagTCCGGCCCCACAATTTTCGGCAattcagttgccgaatacgacactgttcaccgtattcggcaactcagttgccgaaaacactgtaaacagtgccgtattcggcaactgagttgccgaatacgacCTCTGCATGCGCCGGCGCCCGGAAGAAGCTAGCAAAcaaaagtgtataaaagtgcatgttttttatttaattcacgattttttttgaaaatacaaaaatagtccaaaaattctaaatgttttcatgatcaaactagagatcaccagcaacccattttaattagtttggtccaaaaagcctgagccaatatttaattaaaattcttcaaataagtcaacttttataaattctagcaatatttaatgcctcaaataatttctaaaaatctagaaaaattcactaatattgttataatgtgatatactaatttataaaaatattttcatccctatgttatttggtgaaaaagtgagttcctttgtaatgcttcgtttatatgcatttttatcatttcatgtgatattctctttttaattcaatttgaataaaaataatgcaacatgcacaaaattttggttctcatattaatattaagcctttgtaatgctccatttatatttttttttatcatttcatgccaaattatctttttaattcaatttgaataaaaaattattacatcaaaggaTGGATTGTGTAAACAAATGTGACAAGTTATGCTTGAAGGACAGCACATTAAGTTATATTAAGTGTTAGCTGCAATGGAATTGTTTGGACattaatacaaataaaatagttaCAGAAGTTAGTTTTCCCATAACGTATGTTAAACACAAAAGGTAGTAGCACAAACTATCTTAAGAATGAAGTGATAGCCTAGTGAGAAGTAGGTGCTTGAATACTGCGAATCGTAGAGCAGATAATAATTGTATGCTCATTTAATAAGATTTGCACAGGctgaattaattataaaaatggATAAACAAACAAAATTGTCATCATAAATGTCCATCACAAAATGTGACAGAAGCAGTCTACCTCCATGCGATATCCCGCTCTTGATGCACACATTGCATGGTAATAAGTAGAGCATTTCCAGCACTGGGTGCAGGCACCATGCATCTGCTTGCATATAACGCATGTCTGGAGTTGACATGAAAGCATCACGTTAACAAAGATTAAGTGAGATTTGAACAAATAAGCACAGACAATAAATATCTTGCACAAAATTGAGAAAATACCAAATCAAAGTATTAACCTTCTTAAAGTACTCTACAGGGATGCTCAGTATGCCCATTGTTGGCTCCATTGTCGCATCAACTAGAAAAGAGACTTTAGGTTGAAACCAGGCGCATGTAACATGAACCCACAGTTGGTCAACATCTGTTGGCTTGAGAGCACCACCTGTGGCAATGCAAAAAGGTGGTAAAAGTTTAATAGCATGAAACAGGGTAACAAACCAGACTGGTGAAAAAAACAGATACCATCAAGCACTAGTAGAATATATCTAATAAAAGAACACAACTTGAGCATGGTGTGAGGAACAACAATAATATGAAATATCATTTGAAGATCCTACTGGTTGATGAAACTATGGAGCAAGTGAACAAAGAAGGTAAcacatcaaaataaaaaaataatacctTTGACaggacatgaaatgataaaaaatacatataaatagagcattacaaaggctttaatattaatctgagaaccaaagttttgtgcatgtttgaattttttattcaaattgaattaaaaagataatttggcatgaaatgataaaaaaaaatataaatggagcattacaaaggcttaatattaatatgagaaccaaaattttgtgcatgttgcattatttttattcaaattgaattaaaaagagaatatcacatgaaatgataaaaatacatataaacgaagcattacaaaggaactcactttttcaccaaataacatagggatggaaatatttttataaattagtatatcacattataacaatattagtgaatttttctagatttttagaaattatttgaggcattaaatattgctagaatttataaaagttgacttatttggagaattctaattaaatattggctcaggctttttggaccaaactaattaaaatgggttgctggtgatctctagtttgatcatgaaaatatttagaatttttggactatttttgtattttcaaaaaaaatcatgaattaaataaaaaacatgcacttttatacacttttgcttgcttcttccgggcgccggcgcatcagaggccgtattcggcaactcagtcgccgaatacggcactgtttacagtgttttcggcaactgagttaccgaatacggtgaacagtgccgtattcggtaatTGAATTGTCGAAAATTACGGGGCCGGACTGTTTTCGGATTTtgagttaccgaaagtcagttttcggcgtttgaggttccgaatatggatgctaaatttataaatacatcaacatgttgtctattttcataaatacggtggtgtctgttgtctaaaatcccaaaataTCCCTTGTTCCTTCCAGATTATGTTTTTAGCACTGGATGCATGCTTTTTCATCCTCTTGTAATTACTAGATCAAACAGACTTCACTGATCACATCTGTTTTTACTTTTGGAGATCAGTAAATGCATAACACTCTGCTCTGAAACAAGATGTGTTCAGCTGATGTGCTTTTCTCTGATTCTTTTCAAATAGTACTCATATTTTGTTCAATAAGGATTGCTCTGAATTTATGTGTGTTCATGGTGAATGGCAGAACTCGTGAACATGAGTAGGGAAGCAAATTTAGACCAGAACCAGCAGATAAATTTTCAAATTATGTTTCATGGCCAGTACTCATTAACAAAACAAGATTGACTAGCAGTATAAAATGTTGTAGTATTTCCATGAGCTTGAAGTAGTAGACTTGTAAATTCTCCTTGATAGTAGGAATAAATGTCAAAGGCTGTTGAATCAACGATGGAGTCATATCCAATTGGCTGCCCACGATCCAGATTATTGAGGCTCCACCATGGTCGCATGTTGCACCAACGATGTGGTTGTTCTCTTTTTGAACGGAGCACCATTTGTTGAACTCCTCGGCGGTGCCAACCATGGCGTCGTGGTGAAAGTCATCTCCAACCCGAGCGCCGTCGTGGTCAAGGTGCGCACCGGCGACGTCCTCATGGCGAAGGCCCTTCCCAGCTCGAGCACCGTGGGGCAGGCCCTCTCCAGCCTCGTCGCGGTGGAAGCCCGGCATGCGCTTGTTCTAGTCTTCTTGAGTTGGAGAAATTAAGGTGGGGATTAGAAGCGCAGGAAGGGAATCAGGAGGAGATTATGGATTTGAGAAGTCAGATGGATGCTTTACGATTTGTGCTGCCAGTGTCATTGTTAGGAGAGGGTCTAGCTTGATGAGCCCGGAGACCTGGCTTCATACGATTTTTCTCCGTGTTTGTACTAAACTATCTTATGGAATGCACGTGTAGTACGTGCATTAcaagtttttaaaatatattggCGTCGTTTGTCGTGTCGCATGCATATCTGGCGCGTGTGCGAAACGACAACGATAATGTAAACGCCGTATCCTTGAGATAGTTGAGTTGCACGTGACAACTCCGGGCAATCAGTGCTGTACGGACTCGATAAGAAAAATCTTGTATTGGCTGCTACGAACGGGACAGTGCTACAGTCCTGGTTGGGCTCGGCTCTGAAAAGTGATCAGCCGCTACTGTTTGCATGTGCCTATATGCGTGACCAAGCAGTTCGAGAACTGCATCGGCATgtgtttgtgtttgtgcactGGTACTAGAGATTTACATGTGTGTGATTCTGATACGGAGCAATATTTTTACACGATTTTGTTTGGTGGGACCGAGTAGAGTAGGCGAGCAGACCGGCGAAGAAAGATTGATAAGACGACAAATCAATGAATCGATCATTAATTGTTGCTTAACAATAATGCACCCACGACCCACCCGGCCGGCCGCATCCCACGCAAGTCCGTCGCATCCGTTCCAGCACATCGATCTATCAGCACTCGCCATTCGACCGCGAGGACAGGGTCGCCATCACCAATTAATGTGGCCATCCATCAGCCATGTGATGCATACGTACCACCACCATCCAGGAACCGATTTGGGAAGTTTTCTATTTTATAGGTCATGTAGGGCGCTATCGGTTTGTGGCGAGGATCGTGACGCGTTAAAAAAATGGCCGCGTGTTACATGCTTCAAAACTTAAAAATAGTTGCGCGCACTAGGTACGACTAGGAGCTGCTTTCGTAAACCATTTTGCATATTTTAGTACTTctctggtcataaatacttgttattttataataaatatatatatatttttaaaacttaattaaagatatttttaaatatttaatttaaaaaccttaaaaaacatatttgtaaatttattttgaatttttttataatattattaaattTTAGATGACATCttagttaaaatatatatatttatgatcagAGATTATCTTTAGCCTTGTTGGTTAAAAGAGTAGTAGTAATATTTTATCCGTTTCGTAATATTTATTCATAACTTCGAAAATATCCATCTTAAATTGTTTATTCATTTTAGTAATCAAAGATATTTTATAGTCTATTTTACTGTTATACCTTAATGCATGTATGCACGCAAGCTGATGAGTTACTTGTTTTCATCGTTGCATTGATTAGGGATAGTATTATCATCtcactgtattttttttatttgattttaatattttttagttttagtttgTACAAACCGGAGGGAGTAGTAAGTTGTACCGAAACCTCAAAGGGGTACTGATATAAAACCTGACCAACTTTATTGGAAAAAGAAACACCATAGGCAGCTGGGGACCGACAGCGAACAAAGCACGTGGATAGCTTGAGTAGTTGCACCAATAGCTATCACTAGTAACTATGCACCTACGATAACCACGTGCAATGTTTATATATCTAcagtttttaatataattttaaagtatcaaaaataaaaatgaatgatATAACTAATAATATATGATTAAATAGAAAGTTACGTGCAAAtacaatatcataattaatttatctttcgAAACATTTAATACCTGATCAGTATAAATTGTACATAGTTATGCGATGGAGAAGACTTACTCTATAAATTGCTAGTTCTAGTATTTCTTAATTTCATGCACGCATGAACTCGATAAGGAAGGAACCAAAAGCGTTCCAACATAACAATTAATTATTATATTTGCACTTCACAAACAAATCAGTTAGTGAGGTTAGAAGCAAGTTACCAATCATGAAACCGAGGAACAACACGAGATAGCTTAAGAGGCCATCTCAAGATATCCTAATTCATGATAGGGTTTGCTACTTTCATGGCAAGCTGAAAGTTCTTGATAATCTTTTCATGTTTAGGTTTATAGTTTATATAAAATGGAACTTCAAATCACGTTGGCACATGAAGCGGGTATAGTATAAATATAGTTCTATTTATCCATATCCATTGCGAACATAATATAGCTATCGAGGAAAGCATGTGGCAATAGAATATGTATAAAATAGGTGTTAGCAAAGCGTAAACAATAACACTGACTAACCAGCGATACAATCTTACCAACTTGCATATAGAGATATGATAGTCTATCCCAAGGCAACATTCAAATGTTCTCGCTAAGCGTTGAACATCAAGATTTTCACGGAACGACATCAATCGATAAAAATTAGAGACGGTCGGGGataataaataaaaagtttaaaaatatgaaCCAAAGAGTTAATATGTGAATATAAGACTTATACAAACTGTAGACCAATGTAGTGAGAATGGTATCACTCAATAGATGGATCTCATCGCAAGTGAGCATCCGTACACGTATGTTAAAATAATCGTAGTCCACTAGTTTATGATCATCTAGTGTTTCCTGGAGTTTTCTAAGGTTTAAACCAAATATGTTCACTACTTTGCCTGTGGGCCATGTTGGCAGAAGACATGCCACCGCTATCAGCGTTTGGTGCTTAATGTTATCGATTATTTTCATACACGAGCATGATCATTATTTCCATACACGAATAAGATTGATTTTTCGATTATTTCCATACACGGATACATGGCTGGTTCTTCAGTCCTTGGTGCATGCTAGTATGAGAAAACAAAACTAATTTCATCAAATAATTCCAAAACAAAGCGATTAACTTGAACCTTTCTGGTCATCTTGCCAAATCTTCCTGCTTTATCATTGGCATATCTTAATGACAGAGCAATTTCATTTGGATTCATAAAATTGTACTTACTGCCTCTTCTCAATCTTGTGATTGTCTATAGATCTGTTCGTTTAAATCCATTCCTCATCTGTGCTCTTGCAGTTGCATGATTGCATCCATTTCTTAGTAGACATTAGCCACCATTTCTTGCGTGATAGCTGATGGCATCCATGGCGCCTCAGCAGCATCGTTCTCCGAGAAGATCGAGGTTGGACTGGAGCTCCGGCCTCCTGTGGGAGCTCCTTGAGTCCATTGAGAAGCGTATCTCCTCCGGCCATGATGCGGCGTCCTTCCGATCCATGTGTTCCCTGTGGCAGGCTGTCGTGCTATTTAAGAGCTTTGTGCCGCTCCTACTGCTCCCATTCGGTTCTGAGTCAAAGAACGTCACCTTCTACAGTGTGTTGGAGGGGAGGATGCGGACCCACCCACACCGCTAATGTTGGagccatctaataaaaatccaaCAATAAATTTTGTCAGTAGTTGACAGATAAATTGTGCAATACCGGTAAAAAAAACTACCACTTCAGTCATATGTTAACATTACTTGTAATACCGATGTTAGTCAGGTCATTAAATAGCGTGGTACAATCAGTTCACTTCGAAGACGACAGATGTGAGGAAAGGATATCTGACCATCTGATTTTGGCACATGAAAATGGTCATGATCAGGTTATTATAAAATGAATATTGTTCATCATGCAATATACTGTTGCAACCACTAACACCAAACTAAATAAGTAACTAAAGAAAATTGCATGAACAATACATGCAATCTAAGTAAAGGAACAATTTTTTAAAGGGTAGatcaaaaacaagaagaagatgaaaaacTACGGCATAGTTATACATGTTGCAGCCGAAACGCCGCCACACCACCAACAGACATGTGACCTAGTGGCTGACTAACAGAGAGTTCTAACCTTGATCGTGGATGAGGGCAGGTTGTCGTTGGACCTTGCCATGTCGTGTGGAGGGCACAACGACATGTGCATGTGTCTTGTGGTTGTGGACGTGGACGTCTGCTCCGGTGGGTGTCACGTGTAGCTCGTCGTGTCTCGTGGACTTCTGCACTAGCGGCGGCAACGTACAAAGTTCAGCGGTTGGCACAACGGCATGCACATGTGCCTTGTGGTCGTGGACGTGGACGTCTTCTCCAGCGGGTGTCGCATGTAGCTCGTTGTGTCTTGTGTGGACGTCTGCACCGGTGGCAGCAATGTGCCGAGTTTAGTGGTGCAATGGATACGTGGGCGAGGGCCAGGCCACTATCAGCATTTGGTGATTAACGTAACTGATTATTTTCATATGCAAACATAATCAATTATTTCCATACGCGACCATGATCATTATTTCCATACGTGAATAGTCTAATTATTTCATATGTGAACAAAATTGATTATTTCCATACGTGAACAAGATCGATTATTCCATATATGAACATGATTATTATTTCCATACGTAAACATGATCTTTATTTCTATACTCGAATAGGATCATTCTTTCCATACGTGAACATATTGAGATACTTTCCATATACAATGAGGCATGAAGACATGATGCAAATCAGGTAGAACAGGTAAGGAGATGTTAGATTTGATCCGGAGACCTTAGATGGGATGCTCAACTTCAAACACATTTGTAGCTTTATAGTTTAGATAAATAGTGCATTAGCAGAGGCGTGCTTAATTCTCCGGCAACTTTCATCATATGCCAATGTGTTGGGCCTCTCTAACACTTTGATAGGCTTTTGCGTTGTCATCTACGTAATCAGGTTTAGCTTGCGCTAGCTCGGATCGTATTCTTCactatgtctttttttttttctggagagAGATGGTGAGCCGAGATGGTTCCTGAAGCCACCTCTCAGGTGGGCGACCCGGGTTCGATCCCCGGCACCCACCCCCGGAGGCACTGTTCAGCACCTGCGTGGCTGAGTAGCGTGGGTCTccttaatgaaaaaaaaaagaaaaaaatgtcttttttttctttaacgATGATGTTCACTATGCTTTTGTCATTATTGCACCACTAGATGTCGCTAATTCTAAGGCAAGTAGTTAACCTCATTTCTCATACTAAGAAAAATGTATTTACTTTGTTTTGATTTAAGTTTTGAAAATAGTATAGCTAgttttgtcttgaaaaataacTTCAAAATATTACAACTTTGTTATATTTTTATACATTTTATATTAGCAATCAATGTTCAAAGTAATACATTAGTAATCATAGTGATATCTAAAATTATACTTTTGTGAGGAGTAATATGTGTAAGCCCCATTGGATCCGGATAAAAAACCGGAAGGTTGCGACCTATGGGGACAATTATTAGATTAGCTAGATTTGTCAGATAAAGTTTTTTAGCGTGAGCCCTCACGCAGGCAGGATTAAAAAACCGATGGTAACTGAGCAAAAATCGTGATAACCGACTATCTCGGGCatgttcggtttcagaaactgaacggtaaccgaatttgaattcaaaaaattcgaaaaaaaaaaaaaaaattaaaaaaaaatccaaaaatcttataaaaaactagacacaattctaagaccttttgtgaatttgtttttcaaaaataatgtagtttgcatcatattctacagggaggaagtttgaaaaaaaatgaaaaaaaattgaagcgtgcggttcagttattaactcatgttaaggaaaagtttaacatgcaaacacatatttttcttgtgtaaaacgtatcttaagaggatctttaaaattgatttcactttatttatagttttattaatttctctatgattttacAAAGTTcgcaagcataaagtgaatatgctaagaaacaatactgtaattaactttttcatgtctactattatttttcctacgtaaatcatagtataaataaactaataaaagtggtttcactaatttttgaggtgtgatggatcaattatgaattaatctagtcacaatACATTTAtacaatcttgcatgttacaataactaattcatgagttcatgtatttttaaaagacataggatcatgtaagaaggctaacaaaattagtttcatgatttttggattagaaaaGAGTAAACTacgcatttaacttggtttaacaaatacattttctcacagaaaattttgaacttttttatgagtataaaaacaaaaaaatttgtttcacttgatttgaaactcagatgaattagttattgattttacaagattgagataatttttgagtttttttgttgaacttcactaaaaaaaatcgagaaaaccgctcgataaatcgagaaaaccaagtGGGTACCGAGAAAACCAAGTGGTTACCGATAATACGAAAATTTttaagaaaaccgctcgataaatcgcaaaaaccgctcggtaaccagtccaaaccgaccggctaaaatcgtgattttttctccaaattttaaattttgccaaataaattttattcgatttttttttgaattttcgacGGTTAACACGGTAACCGTGACTTTTCGGTTACTGCTGAAGCTGGGTAATCGAGCTCCAATCGGTAAGCCTAAGCCTGCGCGCAGGTCGGACATAGGGAGACGATTCCGTGCTCAACTTGGTCTATTACTGTAAGCATACGGCATAGATCAAAAGTCGCAATTCAGATAAGTTGAGGTTTCACTTCGTCAACTGTTTTTAATAGGATATGCAAGACTTCCATGAGATTCCGTCGATCGCGGTTCGCGCGGCGTACGTGTTGCTATCCTAGAATGTGAATGCACGCTTGCGTTGCGTGGATTGTGAAAGATAATATCGGATGATTCACTGCAACATGCATTAGCATTACTAACACACTTCCTGAAATTTAGAAGTTGAGATCAGCCGACAGATTTCAACGGTCGGCGGTGGGTTAGGTTCTAAGatttaggttttttttatagttGTTGGATTTATAACCTGTTTGTTTATATTTCTGCTTCTAGTTTCTctgaaaaattataattttattttttttaaagtagtttttaattggattttacaatatttttttattctcaaCCCACCGCTTCTCAGAAAAACTACTCTCAATTAGTTTCTTagtttctagttcattttctcaGAAGCATGCTTCTGATTTCTCCAGAAGTTACTTTTCAGCAAACCCATTTGTCTGGACTTCTGGCTTCTAGGCTTCTGATAGAAGTAGAAATCAGAAGCAATCTGAAATAAACAGGCCCTTAGAGAAGGTCAAGAAAGTAGACCAGTTTGATGTAGGAGGTGAGCGCGGGGGCGGGACAGTGGATTCCGCTGTTGGCTGCCGGTGGCAGAGGATGACCAATGAGTACGGTTAGGATAGTGACGAGTAGAGATGAGAAGTTAGTGAAGGAGCGGTAGTGTCCACGAGCTCACCTCCGAAGATGGCTAGAGGAGGGCGAAGATGGAGAAGCGAGCCGATGTCGAATGCGTGTGGTTAAAGACGGCTATGAGTTATTAGATAGCTATCCAATAGCTCATCGTCGTCGTTAGGCATATGAATAAAACATCCCCTTGCAAACGGTCAAACAAACTCCAGTTACACGGGAAAAGGAGATACTGCATCTTATTACACGGGGGATGGCGAACGAAAAGAAAGCACTCATTCAATCATATCCATGCAAGTAACTGCGGGTGCCGCAGGCTTTACTCGGCGCCAGGACCGGAAGTAGCTTTCGTCACTCCGGTGAAGACCACACTGGTGCCGAGCAGTTCCGTGCCAACCTCGGCGGTGAAGGTGTCGTACCGGAGGAACAGCTCGACGAGGAAGAGCCTGCCGACGAGCACCACAAAGTTCTTGCCGGGGCACTGCTTGTTGTCAACGCTTGGGTTCTCGGTCTCACGGCCGTTGGACCAGTACACGTACTGCAGCAGCTTGCTGCCCTCCTCGCCGACGAACCGGTCGGGCACGAACTCCCTCGCCGTGGGGCCGAACACGCGGGCGTCCTTGGTGGCTAGCGGCTGGTAACCGAACAGCATCTCCCCCTTCTTCACCTGGTACACCGCGTCGTGGCTCTCGATCTGCAGGTCGGTCTTGGCGTGCCCGTACTGGAACTTGACGGGCGGGTCCAGACGCAGCGCCTCCCACACCGCCGACTTGGTCAGCTCCATCTTCTCCAGCGCCGCGATAGTGACCTTGCCGCCGGCTTCGGCCACGGCGCTGCGGATCTCAGCCGCCAGCTTCTCGTGGAGCTTCAGGCCGGCACGGGCGACGTTCGCCAGGATCCCGGGGAACAGCACCTTCAGGCCGCCGTAGCTGTTGAACGTCGTCGCGAACAGCAGGTTGTGGCAGGCCTCCTCCCGTGACAGGCCGAGGCTCTCGGCGGTGTCGAGCACCTGCGACGCGGCGGTCGAGAAGTACTTGTACAGCGCCTTGTAGTCGCTGCTGACGAGGAAGGGCGGGAGGGGAAACGTGTGGAGGAGCGGCTCCTCGATGATCATGGGAAGGCCGAGCGTGACGAGGGGGTGGAGCTGCCAGATCAGCCACTTGGCCGCCTTGGTCGGCCCGCCAGCGCCGAGGTCGGTTGCTGAGGGGCGCACACCGAAGTAGGCGTCGCCGATGAAGTCGAAGGAGGTGACGTCGTTGAGCTTGTTAAATTCGGCCTTGCCGCCCTGCGCGAGCTGCGACTCCACGGTGGCGAGGAGCGAGGAGAAGTTGGAGCGGAAGGTCGGGATGACCGCGTCCTTGCGGGAGAGCAGGAGGGAGAAGAGCAGCTGCTTGACCTTGGCGTGGGTTGGCTCGGACGGGTCGAGGTAGGAGCAGACGCGGTAGCCGCCGGTGAGGGAGGTGGAGGGCATGTAGGTGCCCGTGAAGAGGTTCTTCTTCTCGACCTTGGTGACGTCGAAGAGGATGGGAAAGCTCTT
The nucleotide sequence above comes from Phragmites australis chromosome 4, lpPhrAust1.1, whole genome shotgun sequence. Encoded proteins:
- the LOC133916601 gene encoding allene oxide synthase 2-like, yielding MASSGGSSSSPRPVPGSYGLPLIGAVRDRLDFYYFQGQDKYFESRVERYGSTVVRINVPPGPFMARDPRVVAVLDAKSFPILFDVTKVEKKNLFTGTYMPSTSLTGGYRVCSYLDPSEPTHAKVKQLLFSLLLSRKDAVIPTFRSNFSSLLATVESQLAQGGKAEFNKLNDVTSFDFIGDAYFGVRPSATDLGAGGPTKAAKWLIWQLHPLVTLGLPMIIEEPLLHTFPLPPFLVSSDYKALYKYFSTAASQVLDTAESLGLSREEACHNLLFATTFNSYGGLKVLFPGILANVARAGLKLHEKLAAEIRSAVAEAGGKVTIAALEKMELTKSAVWEALRLDPPVKFQYGHAKTDLQIESHDAVYQVKKGEMLFGYQPLATKDARVFGPTAREFVPDRFVGEEGSKLLQYVYWSNGRETENPSVDNKQCPGKNFVVLVGRLFLVELFLRYDTFTAEVGTELLGTSVVFTGVTKATSGPGAE